From Citricoccus sp. SGAir0253, a single genomic window includes:
- the mobF gene encoding MobF family relaxase has protein sequence MTVSISKMSIAYYLDSVATGDERHHGRAELTAYYTEAKAPAGRWVGAGLAGTSLTPGQEVTREAAVALYEQARDPKTENLLGRAPMASQTAPTDAKTPLGRAAKATRQAVAGFDLTFSVPKSVSALWAVAGPSLQGQIQQAHERAMNETLAWVEAHVLQSRAGHGGVAHVPVTGLVASQFDHWDSRAGDPQLHTHTVISNRVQRVLDGQWATLDSYTLHRHVVAISETYNSLLFDRLHQQIGALPESRSEDGQQLADALAVATAEDLSAQPDTTGHRVELAGVPDSLIAEFSTRSRAIEARTDELVAEWTTTNGQRPPAAMLLQLRQQATLETRTPKEESSLSLAEKMVGWRERSLATGHDPATVVADAVGHADTTITPDQLTDDIVGQLARWTLADASTRRATFTRANVTASAERITRLVRYRTAAERHQATDKLVDTALAQAVRLTPTRSIAPDTEDPAVVHHGRSVFDHQRTAGLWTTRQVIDDEAYLINRATEETGPHLDPDTITAQVAQVTTSAGHRLSADQARASAAVLSSPRAVAAIIGPAGTGKTTTMAAVAHLWSAAHGESSVVGLAPSAVAAGVLGDELGVATENTTKWLYESVGDGAARRAQRVQQLTAQLHELQARPRTDRTAASIERLAAKLAEQHAAQARYTLAQDQLLILDEASMVSTAQLAELTRQAEAAGAKVLLVGDPAQLEAVDACGFLGWMDRKGTPERLDMVWRFRNAWEREASLRLRTGETDVLGEYAANGRIHGAPGEDAADSAYSAWLADKRAGLSTILIASDNTTVAELNTRAQADLVASGDVDVEQTVTLRGQATAGAGDLVLARRNDRSLRDATGAFIANGTRLTLTGINPDGSAAARNEATGGAVTLDPDYLASSTELGYATTAHRSQGVTVDSAHAVATAGLSRELFYVAMTRGREANHAYVDFGVDHEAHSPDEWGLLTQTPPAQVPVTVLEGVLKRESAEHTAHEVADAQRAWANDLGRMVQELDYLVWAARSARTHQWVQDTYGHDPEALARLSEAATWPQLVKADPALHHHGETEAEDTVPEVLACCTPPTEDAPLSMPQHQPASQREVTTDLLNRIHAELDGRLNRIEANPPAWYDELTQHHPDPAARRAAAADVLIWRAVSGQDDADTALGKAPTEKDTTARYHHAAHAALNPHPENRPVARDARHDALVSGLSDNWINLEPAPPDPAPAEDRLARSTPERERQDVSLNR, from the coding sequence GTGACCGTGTCGATCTCGAAGATGTCCATCGCCTACTACCTGGATTCCGTGGCCACCGGCGACGAACGCCACCACGGGCGGGCGGAGCTGACCGCCTACTACACCGAGGCCAAGGCCCCGGCCGGCCGGTGGGTCGGCGCCGGACTGGCCGGCACCTCCCTGACGCCCGGCCAAGAAGTCACCCGCGAGGCTGCGGTAGCGCTCTACGAGCAGGCCCGGGACCCGAAGACCGAGAACCTGTTGGGTCGGGCGCCGATGGCCAGCCAGACGGCTCCGACCGACGCGAAGACCCCCCTGGGTCGGGCGGCCAAGGCCACCCGCCAGGCGGTGGCCGGGTTTGACCTGACGTTCTCGGTGCCCAAGTCCGTGTCCGCCCTGTGGGCCGTGGCCGGGCCCTCGTTGCAGGGCCAGATCCAGCAGGCCCACGAACGGGCGATGAACGAGACCCTGGCCTGGGTCGAGGCCCACGTCCTGCAATCGAGGGCCGGGCACGGCGGGGTGGCGCACGTGCCGGTGACCGGGCTGGTGGCCAGCCAGTTCGACCACTGGGACTCCCGGGCCGGGGACCCGCAGCTGCACACCCACACGGTGATCTCCAACCGGGTCCAGCGGGTGCTGGACGGGCAGTGGGCCACCCTGGATTCCTACACGCTGCACCGGCACGTGGTGGCCATCTCCGAGACCTACAACTCCCTGCTGTTCGACCGGCTCCACCAGCAGATCGGGGCCCTGCCCGAGTCCCGCTCCGAGGACGGCCAGCAGCTGGCCGACGCCCTGGCCGTGGCCACCGCCGAGGACCTGTCCGCCCAGCCGGACACGACCGGCCACCGGGTGGAGCTGGCCGGGGTCCCGGACAGCCTGATCGCCGAGTTCTCCACGAGGTCCCGAGCCATCGAGGCCCGGACCGACGAACTGGTGGCCGAGTGGACCACGACCAACGGCCAGCGACCCCCGGCCGCCATGCTGCTGCAGCTGCGCCAGCAGGCCACGTTGGAGACCCGCACGCCCAAGGAGGAGTCGTCCCTGTCGCTGGCGGAGAAGATGGTCGGCTGGCGCGAACGCTCCCTGGCCACCGGCCACGACCCGGCCACCGTGGTGGCCGACGCCGTCGGCCACGCCGACACCACCATCACCCCCGACCAGCTCACCGACGACATCGTGGGCCAGTTGGCCCGGTGGACGCTGGCCGACGCCTCGACTCGGCGGGCCACGTTCACCCGGGCCAATGTGACCGCCTCAGCCGAACGCATCACCCGGCTGGTGCGCTACCGCACCGCCGCCGAACGTCACCAGGCCACCGACAAGCTCGTGGACACCGCCCTGGCCCAGGCCGTGCGACTGACCCCAACCCGCTCCATCGCCCCGGACACCGAGGACCCGGCCGTGGTTCACCACGGCCGGTCCGTGTTCGACCACCAGCGCACAGCCGGGCTGTGGACCACCCGGCAGGTGATCGACGACGAGGCCTACCTCATCAACCGGGCCACCGAAGAGACCGGACCGCACCTGGACCCGGACACCATCACCGCCCAGGTCGCGCAGGTGACCACCAGTGCCGGTCACCGGCTCAGCGCCGACCAGGCCCGGGCCAGTGCCGCCGTGCTGTCCTCACCGCGCGCGGTGGCCGCGATCATCGGTCCGGCCGGGACCGGCAAGACCACCACCATGGCCGCCGTCGCCCACCTGTGGTCCGCCGCCCACGGGGAGTCCTCCGTGGTCGGGCTGGCCCCGTCGGCGGTGGCCGCCGGGGTGCTCGGGGACGAGCTCGGGGTGGCCACCGAGAACACCACCAAGTGGCTGTATGAGTCGGTGGGGGACGGGGCGGCCCGCCGCGCCCAGCGCGTCCAGCAGCTCACGGCCCAGTTGCACGAGCTGCAGGCCCGGCCCCGCACGGACCGGACCGCCGCGAGCATTGAACGTCTGGCGGCGAAGCTGGCCGAGCAGCACGCCGCCCAGGCCCGCTACACCCTGGCCCAGGACCAGCTGCTGATCCTGGACGAGGCGTCCATGGTCTCCACCGCCCAGCTGGCCGAACTCACCCGGCAGGCCGAGGCCGCCGGGGCCAAGGTGCTGCTGGTGGGGGACCCGGCCCAGCTGGAGGCCGTGGACGCCTGCGGGTTCCTCGGGTGGATGGACCGCAAGGGGACCCCGGAGCGCCTGGACATGGTGTGGCGGTTCCGGAACGCGTGGGAACGGGAAGCCTCCCTGCGCCTACGCACGGGCGAGACGGACGTGCTGGGGGAGTACGCCGCGAACGGCCGGATCCACGGGGCCCCGGGGGAGGACGCCGCAGACTCTGCGTACTCGGCGTGGCTGGCGGACAAGCGGGCCGGGCTGTCCACGATCCTGATCGCCTCGGACAACACCACCGTGGCCGAGCTGAACACCCGCGCCCAAGCCGACCTGGTCGCCAGTGGTGACGTGGACGTGGAGCAGACCGTGACCCTGCGCGGACAGGCCACCGCCGGAGCCGGGGACCTGGTGTTGGCCCGGCGCAACGACCGGTCCCTGCGCGATGCCACCGGGGCGTTCATCGCCAACGGCACCCGGCTGACCCTGACCGGGATCAACCCCGACGGCTCCGCCGCGGCCCGGAACGAGGCCACCGGGGGAGCGGTGACCCTGGACCCTGACTACCTCGCGTCCTCCACCGAACTCGGGTACGCGACCACCGCGCACCGCTCCCAGGGCGTCACCGTGGACTCCGCCCACGCCGTGGCCACCGCCGGGCTGTCCCGGGAGCTGTTCTACGTGGCCATGACCCGCGGCCGCGAAGCGAACCACGCCTACGTGGACTTCGGCGTGGACCACGAGGCCCATTCCCCGGACGAGTGGGGACTGCTCACCCAGACCCCACCGGCCCAGGTGCCGGTGACCGTCCTCGAGGGCGTGCTCAAACGCGAGTCCGCCGAGCACACCGCCCACGAGGTGGCCGACGCCCAACGCGCCTGGGCCAACGACCTGGGCCGGATGGTCCAAGAACTCGACTACCTGGTCTGGGCCGCCCGCAGCGCCCGGACCCACCAGTGGGTGCAGGACACCTACGGCCACGACCCAGAGGCCCTGGCCCGGTTGAGTGAGGCCGCGACCTGGCCCCAACTGGTCAAGGCTGACCCCGCCCTCCACCACCACGGCGAAACCGAGGCCGAGGACACCGTGCCGGAGGTCCTGGCCTGCTGCACCCCACCCACCGAGGACGCCCCGCTCTCCATGCCGCAGCACCAGCCCGCCAGCCAGCGCGAGGTCACCACCGACCTACTGAATCGCATCCACGCCGAGCTCGACGGCCGGCTCAACCGGATCGAGGCCAACCCGCCCGCCTGGTACGACGAGCTCACCCAGCACCACCCCGACCCGGCCGCCCGCCGCGCCGCGGCCGCCGACGTGCTCATCTGGCGGGCCGTCTCCGGACAGGACGACGCCGACACCGCCCTGGGCAAGGCCCCCACCGAGAAGGACACCACCGCCCGCTACCACCACGCCGCCCACGCCGCCCTCAACCCCCACCCGGAAAACCGCCCGGTCGCCCGCGATGCCCGGCACGACGCCCTGGTGTCGGGGCTGTCCGACAACTGGATCAACCTCGAGCCCGCACCGCCTGATCCGGCGCCGGCTGAGGACCGGCTGGCGCGCAGTACGCCGGAACGGGAGCGGCAGGATGTGAGTTTGAACCGGTGA
- the thiC gene encoding phosphomethylpyrimidine synthase ThiC, with protein sequence MSASDAHVLSYVHDAAHGLAVPVTEIALGDSPGGVPNPPLRVYRTAGPGSDPVVGLPPTRGSWIRGRDDVEEYAGRERNLLDDGRSAIRRGEASQEWKGARPVPLRAKAGRTVTQMHYARGGIITEEMRYVALRENCDVELVRSEVAAGRAIIPANINHPESEPMIIGKAFLVKINANIGNSAVTSSIAEEVDKMQWATRWGADTVMDLSTGDDIHTTREWIIRNSPVPIGTVPIYQALEKVNGEANALTWEIYRDTVIEQCEQGVDYMTVHAGVLLRYVPLTADRVTGIVSRGGSIMAGWCLAHHEENFLYTHFDELCEIFARYDVAFSLGDGLRPGSIADANDAAQFAELDTLAELTARAWEHDVQVMVEGPGHIPLHLVRENVERQQALCHGAPFYTLGPLVTDIAPGYDHITSAIGATEIARYGTAMLCYVTPKEHLGLPNKDDVKTGVITYKIAAHAADLAKGHPGATARDDALSRARFEFRWRDQFALSLDPDTAEAFHDETLPAEPAKTAHFCSMCGPKFCSMRISQDIRDQYGSAQAQEAIAGMQAKSAQFRAAGSKVYLDAPAVPSA encoded by the coding sequence ATGAGTGCATCAGATGCGCACGTCCTTTCGTATGTCCACGATGCCGCGCACGGGCTGGCCGTGCCGGTTACCGAGATCGCCCTGGGGGACTCTCCTGGCGGGGTGCCCAATCCGCCGCTGCGGGTGTACCGGACGGCCGGCCCGGGCAGTGACCCGGTGGTCGGGCTGCCCCCGACGCGTGGATCGTGGATCCGAGGCCGCGATGACGTTGAGGAGTACGCGGGGCGCGAGCGGAACTTGCTCGATGACGGCCGTTCCGCGATCCGGCGTGGCGAGGCCTCCCAGGAGTGGAAGGGCGCCCGCCCGGTGCCGCTGCGCGCCAAGGCCGGCCGGACCGTCACCCAGATGCACTACGCCCGGGGCGGGATCATCACCGAGGAGATGCGCTACGTGGCCCTGCGGGAGAACTGCGACGTCGAACTCGTGCGCTCGGAGGTCGCCGCCGGGCGGGCGATCATCCCGGCCAACATCAACCACCCCGAGTCTGAGCCGATGATCATCGGCAAGGCGTTCCTGGTGAAGATCAACGCGAACATCGGCAACTCCGCGGTCACCAGCTCCATCGCCGAGGAGGTGGACAAGATGCAGTGGGCTACCCGGTGGGGCGCGGACACCGTCATGGACCTGTCCACCGGGGACGACATCCACACCACCCGGGAGTGGATCATCCGCAACTCCCCGGTGCCGATCGGTACCGTGCCGATCTACCAGGCCCTGGAGAAGGTCAACGGTGAGGCCAACGCCTTGACCTGGGAGATCTACCGGGACACCGTGATCGAGCAGTGTGAGCAGGGCGTGGACTACATGACCGTCCACGCCGGGGTGCTGCTGCGCTACGTGCCGCTGACCGCGGACCGGGTCACCGGGATCGTCTCCCGCGGGGGGTCGATCATGGCCGGGTGGTGCCTGGCCCACCACGAGGAGAACTTCCTCTACACCCACTTCGACGAGTTGTGTGAGATCTTCGCCCGCTACGACGTCGCGTTCTCCCTGGGCGACGGGCTGCGCCCCGGCTCGATCGCCGACGCCAACGACGCCGCACAGTTCGCCGAACTCGACACCCTGGCCGAACTCACCGCCCGGGCGTGGGAACACGACGTCCAGGTGATGGTCGAGGGCCCCGGGCACATCCCCCTGCATCTGGTCCGGGAGAACGTGGAGCGCCAGCAGGCGTTGTGCCACGGCGCCCCGTTCTACACCCTGGGCCCCCTCGTGACGGACATCGCCCCGGGCTATGACCACATCACGAGTGCCATCGGGGCCACCGAGATCGCCCGGTACGGCACGGCGATGCTCTGCTACGTGACCCCGAAGGAGCACCTGGGACTGCCGAACAAGGACGACGTGAAGACCGGGGTCATCACCTACAAGATCGCCGCCCATGCCGCGGACCTGGCCAAGGGCCACCCGGGGGCGACCGCGCGGGACGATGCCCTGTCCCGGGCCCGGTTCGAGTTCCGGTGGCGGGACCAGTTCGCCCTGTCCCTGGACCCGGACACCGCTGAGGCCTTCCACGATGAGACGCTGCCGGCCGAACCGGCCAAGACGGCCCACTTCTGCTCCATGTGCGGGCCGAAGTTCTGCTCCATGCGCATCTCCCAAGACATCCGCGACCAGTACGGCAGCGCACAGGCCCAAGAGGCGATCGCCGGCATGCAGGCCAAGTCCGCGCAGTTCCGGGCCGCAGGATCCAAGGTCTACCTCGACGCCCCCGCCGTTCCCAGCGCCTGA
- a CDS encoding transglycosylase SLT domain-containing protein yields MLTKSAAGLGCLGTALLGLILSAVLLLLTLAVFDGAAAEGGVCRPEAGIGTAPSEYQQDLAEAAEHSGIPVGILAAQIDQESRWDPRAVSPVGAQGLTQFMPATWAQWGNGADPFDPRAAITAQGRYMKHLRAQVAPLAQNENEAIRLTLAAYNAGPGAVRQHQGIPPFQETQQYVQKITTAAGGTGGAGLCDSLGQLTVASVGGDDYPYREPVGVDGWGHARSIFGHTQRQCTDFVMWRINQSLGWSEDQGDPPFTFAALGVGYGPGQNGAGSWKDILTQAEGVSFHTSDPRPGDIAWWGYDDIGGGYGHVGFVAAVDGDTAIIEHYNLATPNTYSVTRTPAHEVPGYIRLPATTQE; encoded by the coding sequence ATGCTGACCAAGTCCGCCGCCGGGCTGGGCTGCCTGGGCACCGCACTGCTCGGGCTGATCCTGAGCGCGGTCCTGCTGTTACTCACCCTGGCCGTGTTCGACGGGGCCGCCGCTGAAGGCGGGGTCTGCCGCCCCGAGGCCGGGATCGGGACGGCGCCCTCCGAATACCAGCAGGACCTCGCCGAAGCCGCAGAACACTCGGGTATCCCCGTGGGCATCCTCGCCGCCCAGATCGACCAGGAATCCCGGTGGGACCCCCGCGCGGTCTCCCCGGTCGGGGCCCAAGGCCTGACCCAGTTCATGCCCGCCACCTGGGCCCAATGGGGCAACGGGGCCGACCCCTTCGACCCTCGTGCGGCCATCACCGCCCAAGGCCGGTACATGAAGCACCTCCGGGCCCAGGTCGCCCCGCTGGCCCAGAACGAGAACGAGGCCATCCGCCTGACCCTGGCCGCCTACAACGCCGGCCCCGGCGCCGTCCGGCAGCACCAGGGCATCCCCCCGTTCCAGGAGACCCAGCAGTACGTCCAGAAGATCACCACCGCCGCCGGCGGGACCGGCGGCGCCGGCCTGTGCGACTCCCTGGGCCAGCTCACCGTCGCCAGCGTCGGCGGGGACGACTACCCCTACCGGGAGCCGGTCGGAGTCGACGGGTGGGGCCACGCCCGCAGCATCTTCGGGCACACCCAGCGCCAGTGCACCGACTTCGTGATGTGGCGCATCAACCAGTCCCTGGGCTGGAGCGAGGACCAGGGGGACCCGCCGTTCACCTTCGCCGCCCTGGGCGTCGGCTACGGCCCCGGCCAGAATGGGGCCGGGTCCTGGAAGGACATCCTCACCCAAGCCGAGGGCGTCAGCTTCCACACCTCCGACCCACGGCCCGGTGACATCGCCTGGTGGGGCTACGACGACATCGGCGGCGGCTACGGCCACGTCGGGTTCGTTGCCGCCGTGGACGGGGACACCGCCATCATCGAGCACTACAACCTCGCCACCCCCAACACCTACTCGGTCACCCGCACACCGGCCCACGAGGTGCCCGGCTACATCCGCCTGCCCGCCACCACCCAGGAATAG
- a CDS encoding Lsr2 family protein — MAQKAEVVLIDDLDGTPARETITFGVDGRHYEIDLSAAHAKQLRQDLKAYVRAGRAIAPPAPRRQAAAIRQWAKQNGYEIPDRGRIHQDIVAAYNAAGQK, encoded by the coding sequence ATGGCCCAGAAGGCTGAAGTAGTCCTGATCGATGACCTCGACGGCACCCCGGCCCGAGAGACCATCACCTTCGGAGTGGACGGCCGCCACTACGAGATCGACCTGTCCGCCGCCCACGCCAAGCAGCTACGCCAAGACTTGAAGGCCTACGTCCGCGCCGGACGGGCCATCGCACCCCCGGCCCCGCGCCGACAGGCCGCGGCCATCCGCCAGTGGGCCAAGCAGAATGGCTACGAAATTCCCGACCGTGGCCGCATCCATCAGGACATCGTCGCCGCCTACAACGCCGCCGGACAAAAATAG
- a CDS encoding winged helix-turn-helix domain-containing protein, with amino-acid sequence MEEEACTGQPLAGPLAAEGFGVVVAADRAGLREWLAHRDPDLVLLELLCPGRDGAELCRWIRDRSDVPVILVAAQEDESALIRALVAGADDYLTMPFSLQELTARIRAVLRRSAPPEILLPDTMEAGDVRIDLTRHRLTVRGQPAALPLFLFTLLVTLMRNRGRVVSREELRDQLGLSDTSNNPRTINTYIRRIRAVIEADPARPRHVKTIRGRGYIFDP; translated from the coding sequence GTGGAAGAGGAGGCATGCACCGGCCAACCGCTGGCGGGCCCGCTGGCCGCCGAGGGGTTCGGGGTGGTGGTCGCGGCCGACCGCGCCGGCCTGCGCGAGTGGCTGGCGCACCGGGACCCGGACCTGGTCCTGTTGGAATTGCTGTGCCCGGGGCGCGATGGTGCCGAGCTGTGCCGGTGGATCCGGGACCGCTCGGACGTGCCGGTCATCCTGGTCGCTGCCCAGGAGGATGAATCCGCCCTGATCCGCGCCCTGGTCGCGGGGGCGGATGACTACCTCACGATGCCGTTCTCCTTGCAGGAACTCACCGCGCGGATCCGGGCGGTGCTGCGGCGCAGCGCCCCGCCGGAGATCCTGTTGCCGGACACCATGGAGGCCGGGGACGTCCGGATCGACCTGACCCGCCATCGGCTCACGGTCCGCGGTCAGCCGGCGGCCCTGCCCCTGTTCCTGTTCACCCTGCTGGTCACGTTGATGCGCAACCGGGGACGGGTGGTCTCCCGCGAGGAACTACGCGACCAACTCGGCCTGAGCGACACCAGCAACAACCCCAGGACGATCAACACCTACATCCGCCGGATCCGCGCGGTGATCGAAGCCGACCCGGCCCGGCCCCGTCACGTCAAGACCATCCGCGGACGCGGCTACATCTTCGACCCCTGA
- a CDS encoding amidase, with translation MEPYELTLAQSSAAIAAGELSPVELTGSCLQLIDAAEPHLNAMVTRTAEAALAQAEAAQEQIARTGPRGPLHGIPYGAKDLYNTQGVLTTSSSAVRAEFVPDQDSAAVAALNEAGMVLLGKTHTHEFAFGGITPTTRNPWDTTRVPGGSSGGSAAAVAAGYFPIALGTDTAGSIRIPSSVCGTVGIKPTYGRTSRYGVASLSWSLDHVGPITRTVADAAVVLGALAGYDPRDPASVDRTAEDFTVGLGAGVEGLRIGVPQNYYTDAVDPDVAAATARAVEVFQDAGAIIVPVTVPLSERYKAAEWAIMLAEASAYHRETMRSDYELYTEDVRAFLEVGETILAADYIDAHRHRQQIKTAWQQLLTDVDLVLAPTTPMPAVPADQLMYEWADGTREHATEGYTRLCIPANLTGLPAISVPSGFTDTGLPLGVQLIGRAFEEATVLRAAHHFETANDHVGRLAPFQDATAGRA, from the coding sequence GTGGAACCCTATGAGTTGACCCTTGCCCAGTCCTCGGCGGCGATCGCCGCCGGCGAGCTGTCCCCGGTGGAGCTGACCGGGTCCTGCCTGCAGCTCATAGACGCCGCCGAGCCGCACCTGAACGCCATGGTCACCCGCACCGCGGAGGCCGCCCTGGCCCAGGCCGAGGCCGCGCAGGAGCAGATCGCCCGGACCGGCCCGCGCGGTCCCCTGCACGGGATCCCGTATGGGGCCAAGGACCTGTACAACACCCAGGGGGTGCTGACCACCTCCAGCTCGGCGGTGCGGGCCGAGTTCGTGCCCGATCAGGACAGCGCGGCGGTGGCCGCGTTGAACGAGGCCGGGATGGTGCTGTTGGGCAAGACCCACACCCACGAGTTCGCCTTCGGGGGCATCACGCCCACCACCCGCAACCCCTGGGACACCACCCGGGTGCCCGGCGGGTCCAGTGGCGGGTCGGCCGCCGCGGTGGCCGCCGGGTACTTCCCGATCGCGCTGGGCACCGACACGGCCGGGTCGATCCGGATCCCGTCCTCCGTGTGTGGCACGGTCGGGATCAAGCCGACCTACGGGCGCACCTCCCGGTACGGGGTCGCGTCTCTGTCCTGGTCCCTGGACCACGTCGGGCCCATCACCCGAACCGTCGCCGACGCCGCCGTTGTGCTCGGCGCGCTGGCGGGGTACGACCCGCGGGACCCGGCCAGCGTGGACCGGACCGCCGAGGACTTCACGGTGGGGCTCGGCGCCGGGGTGGAGGGCCTGCGCATCGGGGTGCCGCAGAACTACTACACCGACGCGGTCGACCCCGATGTCGCCGCCGCCACCGCCCGGGCGGTAGAGGTGTTCCAGGACGCGGGGGCGATCATCGTCCCGGTCACCGTGCCCTTGAGCGAGCGGTACAAGGCCGCCGAGTGGGCGATCATGCTCGCCGAGGCCAGCGCCTACCACCGAGAGACGATGCGCTCTGACTACGAGCTCTACACCGAGGACGTGCGGGCGTTCCTCGAGGTCGGGGAGACCATCCTGGCCGCCGACTACATCGACGCCCACCGCCACCGTCAGCAGATCAAGACCGCCTGGCAGCAGCTGCTCACCGACGTGGACCTGGTCCTCGCCCCGACCACGCCCATGCCGGCCGTCCCGGCAGACCAGCTCATGTACGAATGGGCCGACGGGACCCGCGAGCACGCCACCGAGGGCTACACCCGGCTCTGCATCCCCGCCAACCTCACGGGCCTGCCGGCGATCTCCGTGCCCAGCGGCTTCACCGACACGGGCCTGCCCCTGGGGGTGCAGCTCATCGGCCGAGCCTTCGAGGAGGCCACCGTGCTGCGCGCGGCCCACCACTTCGAGACCGCAAACGACCACGTCGGGCGCCTCGCTCCCTTTCAGGACGCCACCGCAGGACGGGCCTGA